The following proteins are encoded in a genomic region of Streptomyces lunaelactis:
- a CDS encoding bifunctional glycosyltransferase 87/phosphatase PAP2 family protein: protein MGAARAALWLVTAVLAIRQTAAVLRQPPGERLTELETWIGDNGVLHVKGSLYDADKFTGTPFAGLVLKPLTRAAEQALGIAWTFGTLLLVVVLGLVVARALPGPVSRRSRLLAAPVAISLLMLSLPVRNSFSLGQTSIIPVLLVLLGCFAARGERSSGVLIGFGAALQPTVLLFAPLLWYTGRKRAAVTSAGTFAASSALAWAALPSDSWAYWVHHVAGAGLGARPDSLANQSLHGALLRLGLEGPLEIALFAALAAAVCYFGLRRAVRYAQDGQLLLAVALTGCVAVAVSPTAWQHQLLWVLLAVVGRVGKRASDRMLWPVLVILAMTLPGTMLLPNMAVMHPVRDNVLLVAALAAAVAVPFLPRTSPYFRRPVPTEYAVPLAARWSRVPLLPFWRRVLSRPNLLLELLVIRVGYSAYSHIRTAATGGVTAAEEHGRQIFSIEQALGIDVEHWINHAMVKVDWAESFFNFYYTSFHFVVPLTIMGVLYVRRPSDYRWARSSLAFATVLALLGFWLYPLAPPRLMPGMGFIDTVHGPQDLANPDYGAMTAVTNQYAAMPSLHFGWSLWCGLVVLVLAPKLWMKLLGLLHPLFTVCAIVATANHWVLDAAGGAAVVGAGFGLTYLLAGRRQLRVPAGSVPVARADTQVEAPVPAAPK, encoded by the coding sequence ATGGGCGCCGCCAGGGCCGCCCTGTGGCTCGTCACCGCCGTGCTCGCGATACGGCAGACAGCGGCAGTGCTCCGGCAGCCGCCCGGCGAGCGGCTCACCGAACTGGAGACCTGGATCGGTGACAACGGCGTCCTGCATGTGAAGGGCTCTCTGTACGACGCCGACAAGTTCACCGGCACGCCGTTCGCCGGACTGGTGCTGAAGCCACTGACCCGGGCCGCCGAGCAGGCGCTCGGCATCGCCTGGACCTTCGGCACGCTGCTGCTCGTCGTCGTACTCGGCCTGGTCGTCGCCCGCGCCCTGCCCGGCCCCGTGTCCCGCCGCAGCCGCCTGCTGGCGGCGCCCGTGGCCATCAGCCTGCTGATGCTCTCGCTGCCCGTGCGCAACAGCTTCAGCCTCGGCCAGACCAGCATCATCCCGGTCCTGCTGGTGCTGCTCGGCTGCTTCGCCGCGCGCGGGGAGAGATCCTCGGGCGTACTGATCGGCTTCGGCGCGGCCCTCCAGCCCACGGTGCTCCTCTTCGCCCCGCTGCTCTGGTACACCGGCCGCAAACGCGCCGCCGTCACCTCGGCGGGCACATTCGCCGCCAGCTCGGCGCTCGCCTGGGCCGCGCTGCCGAGCGACTCCTGGGCGTACTGGGTGCACCACGTCGCCGGCGCCGGGCTCGGCGCCCGCCCCGACAGCCTCGCCAACCAGTCGCTGCACGGCGCGCTGCTCCGTCTCGGCCTGGAGGGCCCGCTCGAGATCGCGCTCTTCGCCGCCCTCGCCGCGGCTGTCTGCTACTTCGGGCTGCGCCGGGCCGTCCGCTACGCCCAGGACGGCCAGTTGCTCCTCGCCGTCGCCCTGACCGGCTGTGTGGCCGTCGCCGTCTCGCCCACCGCCTGGCAGCACCAGCTGCTGTGGGTGCTCCTCGCGGTCGTCGGCCGCGTCGGCAAGCGCGCGTCGGACCGCATGCTGTGGCCCGTCCTGGTGATCCTGGCGATGACGCTGCCGGGCACGATGCTGCTGCCCAACATGGCGGTGATGCACCCCGTACGCGACAACGTCCTGCTGGTCGCGGCGCTGGCCGCGGCGGTCGCGGTGCCGTTCCTGCCGCGCACGTCGCCGTACTTCCGCCGGCCCGTGCCGACCGAGTACGCCGTGCCCCTGGCGGCCCGCTGGAGCCGGGTGCCGCTGCTGCCGTTCTGGCGGCGCGTGCTCAGCCGCCCGAACCTGCTGCTCGAACTGCTGGTGATACGGGTCGGCTACTCCGCCTACTCACACATCCGCACCGCCGCGACCGGCGGTGTGACCGCGGCGGAGGAGCACGGCCGGCAGATCTTCTCCATCGAGCAGGCGCTCGGCATCGACGTCGAACACTGGATCAACCACGCGATGGTGAAGGTGGACTGGGCCGAGTCCTTCTTCAACTTCTACTACACGTCCTTCCACTTCGTGGTGCCGCTGACCATCATGGGTGTGCTGTACGTCCGCCGCCCCAGCGACTACCGCTGGGCGCGCTCGTCGCTCGCGTTCGCGACGGTGCTGGCGCTGCTCGGCTTCTGGCTGTACCCGCTGGCCCCGCCGCGACTGATGCCCGGCATGGGCTTCATCGACACGGTGCACGGCCCGCAGGACCTGGCCAACCCCGACTACGGGGCGATGACGGCGGTCACCAACCAGTACGCGGCGATGCCGTCGCTGCACTTCGGCTGGTCGCTCTGGTGCGGCCTGGTCGTGCTCGTCCTCGCGCCGAAACTGTGGATGAAGCTGCTCGGCCTGCTCCACCCGCTGTTCACGGTCTGCGCGATCGTGGCCACGGCCAACCACTGGGTCCTGGACGCGGCGGGAGGCGCGGCGGTGGTGGGCGCGGGCTTCGGCCTGACCTACCTGCTGGCGGGCCGGCGACAGCTGCGGGTGCCGGCGGGGTCGGTGCCGGTCGCAAGAGCGGACACCCAGGTGG